TCCAGGCTACTGAGTTAACCCAATCATTATGACCAGCCAGAGTCAGGAGACAATCCCCAGTCTGCACATCCCACAGTTTCACCATTTTATCAATACTCCCACTAGCCAAAGTTAGACCATCTCCACTCCAGGTTACTGAGAACACCCATTCATGATGATCAGCCAGAGTCAGGAGACAATTCCCAGTCTGCACATCCCACAGTTTCACCGTTTCATCAATACTCCCACTAGCCAAAGTTAGACCATCTCCACTCCAGGCTACTGACAAAACCGAACCTTTATGACCACCCAGAGTTAGACGACAATTCCCAGTCTGCACATCCCACAGTTTGACTGTTTTATCACCACTACCACTAGCCAAAGTCAGACCACTCCCACTCCAGGCTACTGACCTAACCCAATTGCCATGACCAGCCAGAGTTAGACGACAATTCCCAGTCTGCACATCCCATAGTTTGACTGTTTTATCACCACTACCACTAGCCAAAGTCAGACCATCCCCACTCCAGGCTACTGACAAAACAGAACCATTATGACCACCCAGAGTTAGACGACAATCCCCAGTCTGCACATCCCACAGTTTCACTGTTTTATCATCACTACCACTAGCCAAAGTCAGACCATCCCCACCCCAGGCTACTGAGTTAACAGGACTGTCATGACCAGCTAGAGTTAAGTGACAATCTCCAGTCTGCACATCCCACAGTTTGACTGTCTCATCATCACTACCACTAGCCAAAGTCAGACCGTCCCCACTCCATGCTACTGACAAAACAGAACCATTATGACCAGCTAGAGTTAAGTGACAATCTCCAGTCTGCACATCCCACAGTTTGACTGTCTCATCATCACTACCACTAGCCAAAGTCAGACCATCTCCACTCCATGCTACTGACAAAACAGAACCATTATGACCAGCTAGAGTTAAGTGACAATCTCCAGTCTGCACATCCCACAGTTTCACTGTCTCATCACCACTACCGCTAGCCAAAGTCAGACCATCCCCACTCCAGGCTACTGAGTTAACACGACTGTCATGACCAGCCAGAGTCAGGAGACAATCCCCAGTCTGCACATCCCACAGTTTCACTGTCTCATCACCACTACCGCTAGCCAAAGTCAGACCATCCCCACTCCAGGCTACTGAGTTAACACGACTGTCATGACCAGCCAGAGTCAGGAGACAATCCCCAGCCTGCACATCCCACAGTTTCACTGTCTCATCATCACTACCACTAGCCAAAGTCAGACCATCCCCACTCCAGGCTACTGAGTTAACCCCACTGCTATGACCTATTAACGTTAACAACTCCTTACCACTGTTGGCATTCCACAACCTTACCCTGCCATCTTCCTCACCTGTCGCCAACAATTTCCCATCAAGACTAAAAGCAACTGTACAAACAGTGGTCAACACCCTAGCAAAAACCGAATCCTGTAAATCTGCCCTAGTCAAGTCAACACTATGTAGACTTGCCTGACTAAAATCTACACTTGGAAGCACCGTCTGACTCAAATCCTGTTTTTCTAGTGCAAAACGATTACCTTTAATTAGTAACTGTACCGCATTACTACCACAGTAACCAACTTCTGTTTCAGTTTTGCCTTTAGTTCCTTTAACTACCTCTAACAAACGTTCATTAGCTGATGCAGACAACATCGGACACATCAAATCCAACACTGCTTTTGCTAACAGGGTTTTACCAAAAGTCTGAGTTAAATCAACCTCACTTATCCCCTGGTCATAGGGTATAACATCAACAATTTCTCGAAAATCATCAGCTAAAATCCCCAATTCCCTAGCAAATTTATAAGCAACAAAAAACTCTAGCAAAGACCGATGAGCCGGATAATAATCACCATCTGCATTACGAATTAACATGGTTTGCCCCATCATGTCATAATGCCAATGGTCTAAATCTTTTTGTTCCTGTACTTCTTGACCGAAACAACGCCGAATGCGGTCTGGAAACTCCTTATAATTGAGAGTCATCGTCTCAGTAGACAGCATTTCCCAAGATAATTCACACAGAAAATATAACTTCTGTGCCATTGTGGTAAAAGTGCGTACAGATTTAATATCCCGTTCCATCTTGTGACGCACTGCATAAAGATAAACACGGGAAATATCTACAGGTTTTCCCGCTTCAATCTCCGGTAAAGCCTCAATAATTAAATCAATCATCACCGGACGACGCGCCAAATCTAATAATTGTTGATTGTGAGTAATATATTCGACAATTTCCGGTTTAGCTTTAAAACTAATAATTTGCCTAATTTGCTCATCGTCCAACTTCTCTAATTCCAAAACTTCAAACTGCGGTGGTTCTCCCGTTAAATTAGCAGTAGAAGCTTTTAACTCAGCATTTAATAACCTGCGTCCCTCCAAAGCTTCAGGGAAATGTTCTGTGCGACAGGTTAAAATCGCCTTTGCACCAGGAACAACCACCTTAGCAAGCCGCCAAAAATTATTGATCATCTCTTGACGATCTATTCGCGCGGCCATTTCGTCAAAGCCATCAAAAATTAATAATAATTTACCCATACGGTTTAGCTGTTCAAAAACCGAATAATTTGCTAAACCAATTTGATGTTTGCGGAAAAAGAACTCAGAAAAGAGAGATTCAATTGTCACCGCTTTTGCATAATCCCGCAAAGGAACCACTACAGGAATACGCGGTAAAGGTGAACCCTCTTGTTTTGCTTGTCGATATTTTTTCAAAGCCTCCCAAGCGTAATGAAAAGCAAACCAAGTTTTACCAGTACCAAATTCCCCTAAAATTGATAAATGTTCCTTCACTGGATCAGCCAACCAGTTATTAACATAGCGGTCAATCCAACCATCTTCTCTACCATAGTGGCTAATGCCAATGCGCCCCTTCGTGGCTAAATCAACTTCCTCCTTAATACAAGCCAACGGCACATAATATTTATCAATTTCCTTTTCTATTACCTGTTGTTCCAACCATTCAAAATAACCAGTAAAATCAGCATCAGCCTCAATTAATTCATCTAACGTATAACAATAAACACCTGAGTCCTTAAATTTTTCACATTCCTTTCTAGCCAACTTACTGACTCTCCGAGGTGCAACCACCCACCCTTCATCAGTTTTGTACTTTTCTATCCCTTCCTTAACAGCATTCACATCATTAATATTTGCTTCTCCCTCAACTCCCCGAATCAAAATCCGGTCATAACCACGGCGTTTAGGGATATTAATAATCCATTCAAAATATTCAGCTTCTAAAACTTCAGGCTGTTCAAATTTATAACCAAGCGAATTAAACCAATCCCGCAAACTTCTAGCTAATTCTGTTTCTCTCGCTACTGGTGACGGTGGTAATAATTGCTGAGAACTTTGTAATAACTGGTTAACTTGTTCTTGAACGGCTGCTAAATTAAGGTGGCTTACCTGTTCCCGAATTTGATTTAAAGTACGTTGTAAACTATCGAGTTTATGGTCTTGTAAAATTTCTGTTGGTGTTCTAGCTCGTTTAGTAATTTCAATAAATAAACTAGCAAATTCAGCTAATTCCTGACGACAATCGATTTTCTGCCGTTTAATTTCATCACCAATAGCAAAACTCTCAATACAATTATCTAACTTTTTAAAATCAAAATTTTTATTTTGACTAAATGCCTTTTCAAACTCACTTTGAATCTCAGGTTCCCTGAATAACTCTAAAATAACCTTGGGTTTTCCAATCCCATATTCAATTAAAGTATAAACATAAACACCCTCAAAATCATTTGATGGGTCATCAGGCTTGAGGTTAAATTTTTGCAAAACTTGTAATACTTTTTCATTGTGCCAGAGCTTATCTTGCACATTCTCAACACCCTGACCAACTAATGCACTAATAATGTCATCAATGATAAACATACGTTTTATCAATATTTAGTAATACAACCCCGATCATGAAATGGTTATAACCTAGTATTACTTAGAAAATCCACAAGAAACTGATAATTTATACAAATTCAAAGCCTCTCATCCCGTGGGGGAGAGGTTTGGAGAAGGGTCAAAATCTCCGTCACAAAACGATAAATCATAACTTATGTATTTTTCTTTCTTCGTATGAAACAAACCTACTGCTTTTTAAGGAACATTTAAGATATTTAAAATATTTGATACATCACCAAACACTTTTAAAACATCAAATAACATAGACTGCAAAGATTTTTTATGTTTAATTTATATTGAATCATGTAAATAAATGTTTACAGGTTATTATTAATAATTAAAAAAAGTAAACGCACCTTGCCAATAAGGTCAAAGTGCGATATCTGCAATATTCTTATTTTAAGAATCAACTAGACACAGAAAACTAGACAAAAAGCAGATTGTAATTCTTACCTTCTGCCTCTGGTTGGTGAATCTCGACTTCGCTCGATTACCGCGCAGTCGTTCTCTACGTTCGCGGAGCGTGTCGTAGACAGAGGCTGCGCTAACGCCTTAGCGTCTCTGTTCTCTGCGAGAGGCTACACCAACGCGCAGCGTCCTGGAGGGAAAGAGAACCACTGCCTTTTACACATCTTGCTCGCTTAACTCGCGGGTGATGTGGTCAAAAGGTTCATCAACAAAAGCGGTGTTGGTAATACCTGCACCGACAACTTGAGACTTAACCAAATCCTTGAGAATTTGCACACCACGCACTGTAGGGCCAATGGGTACACCCAAAGAATTGTAGGTTTCCCGCAAGCCTTGTAGCACCCGCTCATCTAAAACATTGGTGTTACCTGCAACCAACGCATAAGTAGCGTAGCGCAAGTAGTAGTCCATATCTCTTAAACAAGCTGCCAAACGACGAGTAGTATAGGCATTACCACCGGGACGAATCAACTCTGGTAGTTCTTCAAACAACTTAGAGCCTGCTTGCTTGACAAGTGCTGCTGCATTAGAGTTAATTGCGGCGGCTGCTTGTACACGAGCAGTACCACTATCAAAATATTCTTTGAGGGTATCGATCGCATTCCGGTCAAAATACCGACCAGCAACGTCATAATTCTTAATTAAGCTTGTTACCGCATCGCGCATTCCTTCTTCTCCCAATCGTTGCTATCTATGATTTGATATTAATTTGGTTGCACTACGCACCAGTAATAAATTTTTGTGCTATTAAAAATAGATTCGGCACAAAAACGATCTATCTGTTACTTATGGATTCTATGCCAAAGTTGACCCCTATGTGATTAACTTTCCCCTTTTGTGTAGATATCGAAAGAAAGGTTAATATTACCTGTAATCCAGGCGTTCTGTAACAAAGGCTACAAAAATAACTAATGTTTAGAATCTAGGATATTTCAGGTGTGTCATCAACTTTGTTCCAATCAGTAGGGTTTAGATGCTTTGGCGATTCTGGTTTGAATTTAAGAAATTGGCAGAGAAGGAGTAAAAATGACAACTGCACAAGAAATCTTGAAAAAAATTCAAGATGAAAAAATTGAGCTGATTGACCTCAAGTTCATCGATACAGTAGGTACTTGGCAGCATCTCACCGTCTACCAAAATCAAATCGATGAAAGCTCCTTCACCGACGGCGTTCCCTTCGACGGTTCTAGCATCCGGGGTTGGAAAGCAATCAACGAATCCGACATGACAATGGTTCTCGATCCTAACACTGCGTGGATCGACCCATTCATGGAAGTTCCTACCCTCAGTATCACCTGTAGCATCAAAGAACCCCGTACAGGAGAATGGTATAATCGTTGTCCACGGGTTATCGCTCAAAAAGCTATCGACTACCTAGTTTCTACTGGTGTTGGTGATACAGCATTCTTTGGCCCAGAAGCTGAGTTCTTCATCTTCGACAGCGCCCGCTTTGCCCAAGGCGCTAACGAAGGCTTCTACTTCCTAGACTCTGTAGAAGGTATTTGGAACTCTGGTAAAGAAGGTACACCAGATAAACCCAACCTGGCTTACAAACCCCGGTTTAAAGAAGGTTACTTCCCTGTTGCACCAACAGATTCTTTCCAAGATATTCGGACAGAAATGCTGTTGACGATGGCGAAATTAGGCGTACCCATCGAAAAACATCACCACGAAGTAGCAACTGGTGGTCAGTGCGAATTAGGCTTCCGCTTCGGTAAATTAATCGAAGCTGCCGACTGGTTGATGATTTACAAATACGTCATCAAGAACGTTGCTAATAAGCATGGCAAAACTGTTACTTTCATGCCAAAACCAATTTTTGGCGATAACGGTTCTGGTATGCACTGTCACCAGTCTATCTGGAAAGATGGCAAGCCTCTATTCGCGGGTGATAAGTATGCAGGTTTGAGCGAAATGGCGTTGCATTACATTGGTGGTCTTCTCAAGCACGCACCAGCGCTGTTAGCAATTACCAACCCCAGCACCAACTCCTACAAGCGTCTAGTTCCTGGTTACGAAGCACCTGTTAACTTGGCTTACTCCCAAGGAAACCGTTCTGCTTCTATCCGTATTCCTCTGTCTGGGACTAACCCCAAAGCCAAGCGCCTAGAGTTCCGTTGTCCAGATGCTACTTCTAACCCCTACTTGGCATTTGCTGCCATGTTGTGTGCAGGTCTTGATGGCATCAAAAACAAAATTGACCCAGGCCAGCCCTTAGATAAGAATATCTATGAACTCTCTCCAGAAGAACTGGCGAAAGTTCCTTCCACACCCGGTTCTTTAGAACTTGCATTGGAAGCACTAGAAAACGACCACGCATTCTTAACAGAAACAGGCGTATTCACCGAAGACTTTATCGAAAACTGGATTGATTACAAACTGGCTAACGAAGTTAAACAGTTGCAATTACGTCCTCATCCT
Above is a genomic segment from Nostoc sp. MS1 containing:
- the glnA gene encoding type I glutamate--ammonia ligase, encoding MTTAQEILKKIQDEKIELIDLKFIDTVGTWQHLTVYQNQIDESSFTDGVPFDGSSIRGWKAINESDMTMVLDPNTAWIDPFMEVPTLSITCSIKEPRTGEWYNRCPRVIAQKAIDYLVSTGVGDTAFFGPEAEFFIFDSARFAQGANEGFYFLDSVEGIWNSGKEGTPDKPNLAYKPRFKEGYFPVAPTDSFQDIRTEMLLTMAKLGVPIEKHHHEVATGGQCELGFRFGKLIEAADWLMIYKYVIKNVANKHGKTVTFMPKPIFGDNGSGMHCHQSIWKDGKPLFAGDKYAGLSEMALHYIGGLLKHAPALLAITNPSTNSYKRLVPGYEAPVNLAYSQGNRSASIRIPLSGTNPKAKRLEFRCPDATSNPYLAFAAMLCAGLDGIKNKIDPGQPLDKNIYELSPEELAKVPSTPGSLELALEALENDHAFLTETGVFTEDFIENWIDYKLANEVKQLQLRPHPYEFHLYYDV
- the apcB gene encoding allophycocyanin subunit beta, which encodes MRDAVTSLIKNYDVAGRYFDRNAIDTLKEYFDSGTARVQAAAAINSNAAALVKQAGSKLFEELPELIRPGGNAYTTRRLAACLRDMDYYLRYATYALVAGNTNVLDERVLQGLRETYNSLGVPIGPTVRGVQILKDLVKSQVVGAGITNTAFVDEPFDHITRELSEQDV
- a CDS encoding pentapeptide repeat-containing protein, with amino-acid sequence MFIIDDIISALVGQGVENVQDKLWHNEKVLQVLQKFNLKPDDPSNDFEGVYVYTLIEYGIGKPKVILELFREPEIQSEFEKAFSQNKNFDFKKLDNCIESFAIGDEIKRQKIDCRQELAEFASLFIEITKRARTPTEILQDHKLDSLQRTLNQIREQVSHLNLAAVQEQVNQLLQSSQQLLPPSPVARETELARSLRDWFNSLGYKFEQPEVLEAEYFEWIINIPKRRGYDRILIRGVEGEANINDVNAVKEGIEKYKTDEGWVVAPRRVSKLARKECEKFKDSGVYCYTLDELIEADADFTGYFEWLEQQVIEKEIDKYYVPLACIKEEVDLATKGRIGISHYGREDGWIDRYVNNWLADPVKEHLSILGEFGTGKTWFAFHYAWEALKKYRQAKQEGSPLPRIPVVVPLRDYAKAVTIESLFSEFFFRKHQIGLANYSVFEQLNRMGKLLLIFDGFDEMAARIDRQEMINNFWRLAKVVVPGAKAILTCRTEHFPEALEGRRLLNAELKASTANLTGEPPQFEVLELEKLDDEQIRQIISFKAKPEIVEYITHNQQLLDLARRPVMIDLIIEALPEIEAGKPVDISRVYLYAVRHKMERDIKSVRTFTTMAQKLYFLCELSWEMLSTETMTLNYKEFPDRIRRCFGQEVQEQKDLDHWHYDMMGQTMLIRNADGDYYPAHRSLLEFFVAYKFARELGILADDFREIVDVIPYDQGISEVDLTQTFGKTLLAKAVLDLMCPMLSASANERLLEVVKGTKGKTETEVGYCGSNAVQLLIKGNRFALEKQDLSQTVLPSVDFSQASLHSVDLTRADLQDSVFARVLTTVCTVAFSLDGKLLATGEEDGRVRLWNANSGKELLTLIGHSSGVNSVAWSGDGLTLASGSDDETVKLWDVQAGDCLLTLAGHDSRVNSVAWSGDGLTLASGSGDETVKLWDVQTGDCLLTLAGHDSRVNSVAWSGDGLTLASGSGDETVKLWDVQTGDCHLTLAGHNGSVLSVAWSGDGLTLASGSDDETVKLWDVQTGDCHLTLAGHNGSVLSVAWSGDGLTLASGSDDETVKLWDVQTGDCHLTLAGHDSPVNSVAWGGDGLTLASGSDDKTVKLWDVQTGDCRLTLGGHNGSVLSVAWSGDGLTLASGSGDKTVKLWDVQTGNCRLTLAGHGNWVRSVAWSGSGLTLASGSGDKTVKLWDVQTGNCRLTLGGHKGSVLSVAWSGDGLTLASGSIDETVKLWDVQTGNCLLTLADHHEWVFSVTWSGDGLTLASGSIDKMVKLWDVQTGDCLLTLAGHNDWVNSVAWSGDGLTLASGGMDKMVKLWDVQTGDCLLTLAGHNDWVNSVAWSGDGLTLASSSRDKTVKLWDVQTGNCRLTLAGHNDLVRSVAWNGDGLTLASSSDDETVKLWDVRTGDCIATFSHQLYAGLKINGVKGLTQAEILSLKALGAVEDEGH